ACCGAAATGTTATGCCGCAGACTCAAGTGGCATTTCCCAGCCGGGGAAGACAAGAACGGCCGGGTGACACTTGAGAGCACGGGCGAGAACCTTTGCCCGCTCTATCCCGAGGCGCACGCGATTGTTTTCGATTGCAGACAGGGTTGCTTGAGAGATACCGGACAACGCAGCGAGCTGGTTCTGGCTCAATCCCTGCAACTCGCGAATAAGGCGAACCGACTCGCCAACCGAAACGTCAATGCGCTTTCGCGCGGGTCGAAACTGTTTCATTTCACGGCCTCCGGTAATCGTGAGGGGTAACATGCACTCATAGGTAAGATCTTATAACTATATGAGTTATAAAGATAACAAATGCGTGGAACTTTTAGGGCTCCACCCGATCTGATCAACTTTATCGGCAAATCAAGATGATCGGGGAGGGGAGGATGGAA
This genomic stretch from Pseudomonadota bacterium harbors:
- a CDS encoding helix-turn-helix domain-containing protein; this encodes MKQFRPARKRIDVSVGESVRLIRELQGLSQNQLAALSGISQATLSAIENNRVRLGIERAKVLARALKCHPAVLVFPGWEMPLESAA